A single genomic interval of Oryzias latipes chromosome 3, ASM223467v1 harbors:
- the LOC101155409 gene encoding very-long-chain (3R)-3-hydroxyacyl-CoA dehydratase, with protein MQILTPHVYWAQRHGEIFLRVELSDAKNLDISLNQNNTLHFRALGHGAKGDNEYKFSLEFLEPVRPEIDHKSTQRQVDIKIRKQRVRWWDRLTLQEKKPLFLAPDFDRWLDESDAETELQAQEEQKISKINVESRVRKDPYLGLKKGYLFMYNLVQFLGFSWIFVNMTVRLFILGQDSFYDTFHTTADMMYFCQILAVFEVVNPLLGLVKTGLYPAMIQVAGRNVVLFVIFGCLEEMQSRSIVFFVFYAWSSIEIFRYPFYMLAYIDTEWQLLTWLRYNLWIPLYPLAVLAEAVAVIQSLPIFDDTRLFSLPLPGFRGRSLSFSYTLQIYLVLMFLGLFINLRHLYKQRQRRFRSRKRKTH; from the exons aatCTTGATATCAGCCTGAACCAAAACAACACGCTTCACTTCAGAG CACTGGGCCACGGAGCCAAAGGGGATAACGAGTACAAGTTCAGTCTGGAATTCCTGGAACCTGTCAGACCCGAG ATTGACCACAAATCCACTCAGCGCCAGGTGGACATCAAGATCCGAAAGCAGAGGGTGCGTTGGTGGGACCGGTTGACTCTTCAGGAGAAAAAGCCTCTTTTCTTGGCGCCGGATTTTGACCGCTGGCTGGACGAGTCCGATGCAGAGACGGAGCTCCAGGCTCAG gAGGAGCAAAAGATTAGCAAGATAAATGTGGAGTCCAGAGTTCGTAAAGACC CCTATCTCGGGCTGAAGAAAGGTTACCTGTTCATGTACAACCTGGTTCAGTTCCTGGGTTTCTCCTGGATCTTTGTCAACATGACTGTTCGGCTCTTCATCCTGGGCCAAG ACTCGTTCTACGACACGTTCCACACCACGGCGGACATGATGTACTTCTGTCAGATACTGGCCGTGTTCGAGGTGGTGAACCCCCTGTTGGGTCTGGTTAAGACAGGACTATATCCTGCTATGATACAG GTTGCTGGGAGGAACGTGGTGCTGTTTGTCATCTTTGGCTGTCTGGAGGAGATGCAGAGCAGATCCATCGTCTTCTTCGTGTTCTACGCCTGGAGCTCCATCGAGATCTTCAGGTACCCCTTCTACATGCTGGCCTACATCGACACCGAGTGGCAGCTCCTAACGTGGCTGAGATACAACCTGTGGATCCCTCTGTACCCGCTCGCCGTCCTCGCTGAAG CGGTGGCGGTCATCCAGTCCCTCCCCATCTTTGATGACACCCGTCTGTTCAGCCTCCCGCTTCCTGGTTTCAGAGGCCGCTCCTTAAGCTTCTCCTACACGCTGCAGATTTACCTGGTCCTCATGTTTCTGG GACTCTTCATCAACCTCAGACATCTGTACAAGCAGAGACAGAGACGCTTCCGCTCCAGGAAGAGGAAAACCCACTGA